From Rhododendron vialii isolate Sample 1 chromosome 10a, ASM3025357v1, the proteins below share one genomic window:
- the LOC131303001 gene encoding uncharacterized protein LOC131303001, with the protein MGIFDLVVYCDSQLIVNQVLGDYEARDTRMSKYQSTVTGLLTHFHNFKIEQINRKHNAHADALTGLASASKASEFRTISFGSIYHPSFDTTPEILNVELSPSWMDEIVAFLKNDTLPADKKEAYRIRNKSAYYWLSESGQLYRKSISGPYLLVVHPTQVPKILAELHSGSYGCHSGGRSLCQRALSQGYFWKNMKKDCEDTQPAQNLSPITSPWPFAQWGLDIVRKLPTAPGGFKFLITATNYFSKWVEAKPLVTITEADVCRFVWQNIVTRFGVPYAIVSDNGSQFVGKDLTSFCAEFGIRFFNSTLAYPQGNGQAEATNKTVCAGIKRRLNSKRGKWAEELPRVLWAYHSTP; encoded by the exons ATGGGAATCTTCGACCTTGTCGTTTACtgcgactcccaactcatagtcAACCAAGTACTTGGGGACTATGAGGCTCGAGATACACGAATGTCAAAATACCAGTCAACCGTAACAGGACTCCTCACCCATTtccacaatttcaaaattgaacagatcaaccgcAAACACAATGCTCACGCAGACGCACTCACTGGCCTTGCCTCAGCTTCTAAAGCCTCCGAATTCAGAACAATCAGCTTCGGCAGCATTTACCATCCAAGCTTCGACACAACTCCTGAAATACTCAACGTTGAACTCAGtccaagctggatggacgagatcgTTGCATTCCTCAAAAATGATACGTTACCAGcagacaagaaggaagcttatcGCATCAGGAACAAatccgcttactactggctctctgaaagcggccaactctacaggaaatcTATCTCCGGCCCATATCTCCTCGTggtccacccaacccaagttccgAAGATTCTCGCCGAACTTCACTCAGGGAGTTATGGCTGCCACTCCGGCGGCCGTTCACTTTGCCAACGAGCATTGAGTCAGGGAtacttttggaagaacatgaagaaagactgcgaagacACA CAACCCGCCCAGAACCTCTCCCCTATCACcagtccttggccctttgcacaatgggggcttgaTATTGTCAGAAAACTGCCAACAGCTCCtggaggattcaagttcctgATCACCGCAACAAActacttctcaaaatgggtagaggccAAACCTCTTGTGACAATCACAGAGGCTGACGTTTGCAGATTTGTCTGGCAAAACATTGTTACAAGGTTTGGAGTCCCTTACGCCATCGTATCAGACAACGGAAGCCAATTCGTCGGTAAAGACCTCACCAGCTTCTGTGCcgaatttgggatacgcttcttcaactctactCTAGCATACCCCCAAGGGAATGGACAAGCCGAGGCAACAAACAAGACCGTCTGTGCCGGGATCAAGCGCCGGTtaaactccaagagaggaaaatgggctgaggaACTGCCACGTGTTCTTTGGGCTTACCATTCTACCCCCTGA